In the Clostridium beijerinckii genome, one interval contains:
- a CDS encoding PTS sugar transporter subunit IIB, which produces MIRILLCCGGGFSSSTLASKVEKEILENNMQNDYSIEFSPFLLVNKRMNEFDIIVCCPHLIMQVKKFVKTSKIDKPIYILPPRMYGLISFKELAIDVVDAINLYNETKINPVYFPGEENTMMVTRHVAYRNSKV; this is translated from the coding sequence ATGATAAGAATACTTTTGTGCTGTGGAGGGGGCTTTTCATCAAGTACCCTAGCCAGTAAGGTTGAAAAGGAGATATTAGAGAATAATATGCAAAATGATTATTCAATTGAATTTTCTCCATTTTTATTAGTAAATAAGAGAATGAATGAATTTGATATAATTGTATGTTGTCCCCATCTAATAATGCAAGTTAAGAAATTTGTGAAAACTTCAAAGATTGATAAACCTATCTATATCCTTCCACCGAGAATGTATGGTCTCATTAGTTTTAAGGAATTAGCAATAGATGTAGTAGATGCAATCAATCTGTATAATGAAACTAAAATTAATCCAGTATATTTTCCAGGGGAAGAAAACACCATGATGGTTACTAGGCATGTGGCTTACAGAAATAGCAAAGTTTAA
- a CDS encoding nitroreductase family protein: MNEVIQSIITRRSIRVYKEEQISDEDLNKILEAAKFAPSGMNSQDWHFTAVQNREKINNLISAAKEALQNSPIEQINKMANNPNFNPFYNAPTIVITSCDKNLPVGQSDCAAAIQNIMLAAHSLNIGSCWVHTLAMVGDDPKVRNVLTELGIPENYATFGTATLGFNGGKEPKAPTRKEGTVNIVK, translated from the coding sequence ATGAACGAAGTAATACAAAGTATCATAACAAGAAGAAGTATAAGAGTGTATAAAGAAGAGCAAATTTCCGATGAAGACTTAAATAAAATATTAGAAGCTGCTAAGTTTGCTCCAAGCGGAATGAATAGTCAGGATTGGCATTTTACAGCTGTACAAAATAGAGAGAAGATAAACAATCTGATTTCAGCAGCTAAAGAAGCATTACAAAATTCTCCTATAGAGCAGATAAATAAGATGGCCAATAATCCAAACTTTAACCCATTTTATAATGCACCTACTATAGTGATAACATCTTGTGATAAAAACTTACCAGTAGGACAGTCTGATTGTGCTGCAGCAATACAAAACATAATGTTAGCAGCTCATTCACTTAACATTGGATCATGTTGGGTACATACCTTAGCTATGGTTGGAGATGATCCTAAGGTCAGAAATGTGCTTACTGAGCTAGGAATTCCAGAAAACTATGCGACATTTGGTACAGCAACCCTAGGCTTTAATGGAGGGAAAGAACCAAAAGCTCCAACAAGAAAAGAAGGAACAGTAAATATAGTAAAATAA
- a CDS encoding tannase/feruloyl esterase family alpha/beta hydrolase → MKISKKSWTTVSAFATSCVFMFNGSSAVASTNPKDSIVIDTSSSTNPKDFKVYDESSNFTIPAEIPASKIGLPTSGATISSATIVKSDEKGNLNGEYCKVLGAIHPVDKNAPDINFQVNLPVKWNSKILQYGGGGFDGALVTADSGYYGQMVSDPTPLAQGYVTFGSDSGHVNSSYWDSKWALNDEALNNFASDQLKKTKDTVLEIVQAFYKSKPSQVYFVGGSNGGREALKVVQHFPTEYNGVICYFPVLNWVPKAIADSRNADAVQANNGAGWISPEQYKLVNQTIIGIDDGLDGVKDGIISNIYGAEKEKDEVLKALKNILSDAQIKTLETFASSMKFNYPLANGLTTMPGYPVFKGAPLADMYLNQFGTAPTARDGLMAESGDAVIKNMIVRDDNFNPKNFDADKWRDKVVQASELLDATNPDISAFKNNGGKLILIHGAGDQIVTFQGTIDYYNQLIDKFGKDSLGEFVKFYMVPGNGHYNSETWNMGSDTLGALDQWVVNNKSPENLIVTDQSEKTKGRTRPLLEYPAYPEYKGSGDVNSAENFSRATP, encoded by the coding sequence ATGAAAATTTCAAAGAAAAGTTGGACCACCGTAAGTGCTTTTGCAACTAGTTGTGTGTTCATGTTTAATGGAAGTAGTGCAGTAGCTTCCACTAATCCAAAAGATTCTATAGTTATTGATACATCATCATCTACTAATCCAAAAGATTTTAAAGTTTATGATGAATCAAGCAATTTTACGATACCAGCAGAAATTCCTGCATCAAAAATAGGGCTGCCTACATCAGGTGCTACGATAAGTTCAGCAACTATAGTGAAATCTGATGAAAAGGGTAATCTGAATGGAGAATACTGCAAGGTATTAGGTGCAATCCATCCAGTAGATAAAAATGCGCCAGACATTAACTTTCAGGTTAACCTTCCTGTAAAATGGAACAGTAAAATACTACAATATGGTGGCGGCGGATTTGACGGTGCTCTGGTTACTGCTGATAGTGGATATTACGGGCAAATGGTTTCAGATCCAACACCTTTGGCTCAAGGGTATGTGACATTTGGCAGTGATAGTGGTCATGTAAATTCTTCATATTGGGATAGTAAATGGGCGCTTAATGATGAAGCCTTAAATAATTTTGCCTCTGACCAGTTAAAGAAAACAAAAGATACAGTACTAGAAATAGTGCAGGCCTTTTATAAATCCAAGCCGTCTCAGGTATATTTTGTTGGCGGGTCTAATGGTGGACGAGAAGCGTTGAAGGTTGTGCAACATTTCCCAACAGAATATAACGGCGTTATTTGCTATTTCCCTGTATTAAACTGGGTACCTAAGGCAATTGCAGATAGCAGAAATGCAGATGCCGTACAAGCTAATAATGGAGCGGGTTGGATCAGTCCTGAACAGTATAAGCTTGTTAATCAAACCATCATTGGAATAGATGATGGACTAGACGGCGTTAAAGATGGCATAATAAGCAACATTTATGGAGCTGAAAAAGAGAAGGATGAAGTTTTAAAGGCTTTGAAAAATATATTATCAGATGCGCAGATAAAAACATTAGAAACATTTGCTTCATCTATGAAATTCAATTATCCTCTTGCCAATGGATTAACCACTATGCCGGGATATCCTGTTTTTAAGGGAGCACCTTTAGCCGATATGTATCTAAACCAATTTGGTACAGCACCAACTGCCAGAGATGGCTTAATGGCAGAAAGTGGGGATGCTGTTATTAAAAATATGATAGTTCGAGATGATAATTTTAATCCTAAAAATTTTGATGCAGATAAATGGCGCGACAAAGTTGTACAAGCTTCAGAATTACTTGATGCTACAAATCCAGATATCTCAGCTTTTAAGAATAATGGAGGAAAATTGATTCTTATTCATGGAGCAGGAGATCAAATTGTTACCTTCCAAGGAACAATTGACTACTATAATCAGCTGATTGACAAATTCGGTAAAGACTCTCTTGGCGAGTTTGTAAAATTCTATATGGTTCCAGGAAATGGCCATTATAACTCAGAAACTTGGAATATGGGATCCGATACATTGGGCGCATTAGATCAATGGGTAGTAAATAATAAGTCTCCTGAGAATTTGATTGTAACAGATCAATCTGAAAAGACTAAAGGTCGTACACGTCCGCTTTTGGAATATCCTGCGTATCCAGAGTACAAAGGAAGCGGAGATGTAAATTCTGCTGAAAATTTTAGTAGAGCTACACCTTAA